tatatagttaaaaaaatttattgcaataaaaataagaaatatagatatataaaaattatgttaaaataaaatgaatatataggAACACATTTATTGAAAtagaaaagaatatataagaacatatttgttaaaataagtatatgtgaaaagaaaattgttgaaataaaaaaaggaatatatagataaataattttagtgaaataaaaaaaaatatatatggaaacaATTTTGttggaataaaaataagaaatatatagataaacagatttattaaaaaaagaaataaataggaaaatatttgttgaaataaataaagaattagTAACATATTGTGTTGAAATAATAAGTAAATATGGGAACaactttattaaaaaatggaatatatagaaataatttagttgaaataaaaataatatatatgggaacataatttctttaaatagaaaaaagatatacatagtaaaaaaatttgttaaaataaaaaagaatatatgggaacaactttattaaaaaaatggaatatatagttacacattggttgaaataaaaaagtatatgTTGAAACAcattttttgaaaaagaaatatataggaaaattaatttgtttaaatagaaaaaagaaatatataagaacagATTTATTgtgataaaaagaatatatagttaaaaaaaattgtgttgaaatagaaaaaagaatatatggaaataaatttattaaaataaaaaaggaatatatgaGAACAACtttgttaaaaaaagtaatatatgtgaatacatttgttaaaaagaaattatataaaaaaaaaattatgttaaaaaatggaatatataggaataaatttgttgaaataataaaaaaagaaatatataacaacaaTTGTGTtaaaaagatattatattgataagaaattatgttaaaaaaagaaatatatggaaacatatttgttaaaataaaaaataatatatggaaacacatttattaatttaaaaaaaaaaaggaatatattgatatatatttgttgatataaaaaaaaagaaatatttaggGTAAAAGATGtgttaaaataataagtatatatagaaatactttagttgaaataataaaaaaagaaatatatagataaaaaaaaattgttcaaaaaatattatatataaaagtaaatttgttgaaatagaaaaaaggaatatatagaaataaatgtgataaaattaaaaagaaatatatagttacacatttgttaaaaaaaaaaaggaatatatagttaaaaaaatttcttaaaaaatgtatatgtgaaaagaaaattgttgaaataaaacaaagaaatatataggaaTAATTTagttgaaagaaaaaaaaaaaaatatatacagataaataaatatgttcaaataaaaattacataGGAATAATTTAGTTAAAATGATAagtatatagaaataaatttgttgaaataaaaaagaaggaatATAGAAACAAATatgtttaattaaaaaaaagaaatatatagaaataaatgtGGTGAAATTAAAACGAAATATATGGGAACAATTTAGTTGAAATAATAAGTAATTATGGgaataaatttgttaaaaaaaaaagaaatatacagaaaaacaaatttattgaaagaaaaaaagaaatatatagataaaaaaaattgctgaaataaaaaagaatatttggGAACAACTTTcttaaaaaatggaatatatagttacacatttgttgaaaaaagaaatatgtacataaaaatattattttaagaaaagtaatattatagtaacaaatttgttgaaagaaaaaaaaatatagtaaCATATTGtgttgaaataataaataaatatggaaacacatttgttaaaaaacataaatatatgggaacaatttagttgaaataaagaaataatatatgggaacataatttgtttaaataaataaagaatatatatgcaaacaattttgttgaaataaaaaagaatatatgggAAGAAATTTGTTGGAatagaaaaaacaaatatatgggaacaattttgttgaaataaaaaaaagaatatattggAACACATTAGTtgaaataaaagtaatatatagataaacaaatttgttcaaataaaaaagaaatatataagaacaattgcgttaaaaagaaattatattgataagaaattatgttaaaaaaagaaatatacggaaacatatttgttaaaaaaaataaatatatgggaacaatttagttgaaataaaaaagaatatatagaaataatttagttgaaataaaagaaatatatagataaaaacaTTGGTAAGAAAAAACGAATATATTGGAACaaatttgttgaaataaaaaaaagaaatatatacataaacaaatttgttaaaatttaaaaaaagaataaacaatgaaaaaaaatctaATTaaaataccaaaaaaaaaaaaaaaaaaaaaatgaaataaaaatttagttaaaatacaaaatgagGAATTttatcagaaaaaaaaaatataaaaacaattcatttaaataaaaatgatgaaaagaaatattaagttaaaataaaaaaatatatatatatatatatatatatagaattctcttaaaataaaaaatgagaaaaaatattattaattaaataaaaaagaaaaaataaattacctatatatatatttatatataaacccccacacatatatacacccccaacacatatatacaccaccacacatatatatatatccccCACATATACATATCCCACGAAGATATATATCCGGACACACAAATATCTGGacttttacatatatatatgttcaacatatatattcgTGATATAGAAATACAAATGCATACATATAcactttatatatacatataagcgtatatgtatgtgtttctatttctatatatcaatatatatccaacatacatatatgtaaagCTGTAGATATTTGTGCGCACAGGAGATATACATCTTCTTGGGTTTCATATGTGgtgcttatatatatatgtgtggtgatatatatacgtgtggtggtatatatatatgtgtggtATACGTGTATGTGGATATGTATATGTGGGGGTATgtgtgtttttatatatatgtgaagagaaataaattatatatatatagagaatgaagttaaaatattcaaaaaaaattgagagagagaaaaaaaaaaatttgaaaataaaaataaaaatgaaaatttttttaaatagaaaaaaaaaataaaattgaaaataaaattcagttaaaataaaaaatgacaaattttatcaaaaaaaatataaagaatttatttaaaaaaaaaatataaaaaagaattcatttaaaataaaaaatgtgaaattttatcagaaaaaaattaaaaataaaatttagttaaaaaaaaatataaaaaaaaatttagttaaaaaatgagaaattttatcagaaaaaataaatgtaaaaatcatttaaataaaaatgatgaaatgaaaaatgcagttaaaataaaaaatgataaattttatcagaaaaaaaaattgaaaataaaattcatttaaataaaaataatgagaaaaaaatggagttaaaataaaaataatgagaaaaaaattctgttaaaaatgatgagaaaaaaattcagttaaaatacaaaatgagaaattttatgaaagaaaaatgaagttaaaataaaaaatgagaaaaaaaaaaaacaattacctatatttatttaaatacatatacatatatccAAACtcctacatatatatacccaaacatacatatatatttatacccacacatatacatatatatacccaAACcgacatatatatttatttttttttttgtagaaaAAAACACCGACTGCCTCTACGGATATTTTTCGTGTGCTTGAAATACCCCAAAATGATGAGGCGATGCCGACAAAAACATCCACCAATAGATATGTACCTTATAGTCGTTATAAAGgcaaaacatacatatatgtcGAAGGAGAAGAGACGGACGATTATGTTCGCGATATATCTTCCTCTGATATTACATCTTCATCAGAAAGTGAATATGAAGAGATAGATATCAATGATATATATGGGTATAAATCACctaaatataaaactttGATCGAAGTAGTACTAAAACCAAGTAGCAAAACAACATATGATGATACATCTATGtacaaaaatgataatagtaataaactTACAGATGAGGAATGGAATCAATTAAAACAggattttattattaatatgttacaatctgataatatggatatatCTCTTAAAAATCTAAATGGAAATACTACAAATACACAACCTAATATTGTTGATAGTAGTATGGAAGAAAAACCTTTTATTACATCTATTCAAGATAGATATTTACATGGTGATAgcgaaattatatataatattgattgGAATGTTCCAGAAAATATTAGCGCTAATACTACAGATGAGCCAAAATATCTTTCAAATAATCAATATACTGGAATTGATTTAATCAATGATTCTTTAAATCGTGATAaacatattgatatatatgatgaattattgaaaagaaaagaaaatgaattatttggGACTAGACATCCAAAAAATTCATCAACAAATCTTGTTGTCAACGGAACACATAGTGATCCTATAAGTAATCAAATAGATCTATATCATAAATGGTTAGATAGACATAAAGATATGTGCACCAAATGGAATAATAAAGAGGAAATGTTGAACCAATTGAATGATAAATGGAATATGGAACATAACGAACATATATTAGATATACCCTtgaatgataatgatattaatagaattaatgatgaaaattataatatgattaataCAAACACACATGATGGTGATGACAAAATATCTCTTGAACATCTTAGATCTACAAATATCTCATATAATGATCTTACAACAACAAATACGAATGTTCAAACAAAGAATTTAAGCACAAATATATCTATCGATATACattttgatgaaaataataataatgtgttGACCACTAATGTAAAAAGGAACGAAAATCATTTGGAAAATTCGTACAATTTTTGAacatattgaaaataattaaCATGAACAATATGTGgagaataataattcaattgataatgaaaaaaattatatgaatttaaaaaGGATTGTTTctagataatatattaataataatttaaaaggaATAACAAATtctaatatgtaatatatcgaatatataaaatatatctatataacaaattatttatttattttcttttttttttattgtcttCATTCTTTAATAGCAAcgtgatttttatttttttaattttttttttttttgtttgttttttttatgagtcttttttttgtttttataatgttaaaatatatactttatataaaaacaaaatattttaaatatttcttaattattttgtattatgaaatattacataatgtaatatatataacagaaaaattataattaaaaaatattcacaataacattattataataataaaagtaaacaATATCTTAaggtttttcttttattatttttattattaacattaatttttactattattatagtgtattatatttgtttatcaaatatttataatatagtGCTAATATTATAAGACTTTAATACCTAAATCGTAattatacaaaattattcaaatatatatatattccatttcAATATCATACGTAATATAAACCATAATGTTTcatgtaattatattttaactttgataaaaaaaaaaataaaaatcctaatatttattatttaaaaacaaaaatataatatatatacacaatcattattttaaaattcatttttttctaaaaaaattatacattttcaataatttttatcttatattcttattaattcattaatattacacataatataaacacatatcataaaataaaattaaaaagatatatatatttttttttttataattaaaaaaatatatattatttacatcatGAGAtccttttaaattattattttatctaatttatattttaattattccataggataaataaaaatttatatatgtatacataaattAATGTTCAatgaaatttattaaaaatatgaaaaaatatatataataaaataaaaaaatatccacacacatatatatataatgttaataaatatattattaagcCAATCAACAAATATCGATGACGTTATATACTTTATTATCTGGCTCACATGATAATTTGTGACAtccatattttaatatatatacactcaaatgtttataattattcttatccttttcatttttttattaacattatataataaaatatatttacaaatttttttttttttttttttaaaatatgtaaaatattgataatttATAAGATAATCacagaaaatataattaacatattataatgaaaaaattatatttccatatgcttaatataaaaaaattaaaaatatatataatttttatttatatattttcaatctACTTATTAGATTCTactggaaaaaataaaaatatgtgattatatatcacatatatttccataaaaatatttaattgctaacatatatatataagaaacaaaatatttttcttttaattaaaaagaaactctataacatatataaaataaaaatatttctaatcattatatatatatattagaacaaataaattatccATAATTCAATATTCCAATATTTtttagaaatatttattattatatatatatataaacgtAATTTGGGGAAATCCATTATATgtacacatataaaattcTTATAAAGTACTATATttcaaatttatt
This Plasmodium sp. gorilla clade G2 genome assembly, contig: PADLG01_00_49, whole genome shotgun sequence DNA region includes the following protein-coding sequences:
- a CDS encoding erythrocyte membrane protein 1, PfEMP1, putative — translated: MRNFIRKNKCKNHLNKNDEMKNAKKTPTASTDIFRVLEIPQNDEAMPTKTSTNRYVPYSRYKGKTYIYVEGEETDDYVRDISSSDITSSSESEYEEIDINDIYGYKSPKYKTLIEVVLKPSSKTTYDDTSMYKNDNSNKLTDEEWNQLKQDFIINMLQSDNMDISLKNLNGNTTNTQPNIVDSSMEEKPFITSIQDRYLHGDSEIIYNIDWNVPENISANTTDEPKYLSNNQYTGIDLINDSLNRDKHIDIYDELLKRKENELFGTRHPKNSSTNLVVNGTHSDPISNQIDLYHKWLDRHKDMCTKWNNKEEMLNQLNDKWNMEHNEHILDIPLNDNDINRINDENYNMINTNTHDGDDKISLEHLRSTNISYNDLTTTNTNVQTKNLSTNISIDIHFDENNNNVLTTNVKRNENHLENSYNF